One window from the genome of Streptomyces cadmiisoli encodes:
- a CDS encoding PadR family transcriptional regulator, with translation MRGEGHEYGHGHGGHRRGRGDFDGRREAFGPFGPGPHGFGPGGPGFGPGHWGGRGRGGPRGRARRGDVRASILALLKDRPMHGYEMIQEIAERSGGAWKPSPGSVYPTLQLLEDEGLIVSASEGGKKLFSLTEQGRAAAEEGPDAPWEAASRGIDWEALGEVRQAGLGLMEAFGQVWKTGSAEQRDKAVAVVNEARKKLYLILADED, from the coding sequence ATGCGCGGCGAAGGACACGAGTACGGGCACGGACACGGCGGCCACCGCCGCGGCCGGGGCGACTTCGACGGCCGCCGTGAGGCGTTCGGGCCGTTCGGTCCCGGTCCCCACGGCTTCGGACCGGGCGGGCCGGGCTTCGGCCCCGGGCACTGGGGCGGACGAGGACGCGGTGGACCGCGGGGCAGGGCGCGGCGAGGCGACGTCCGGGCCTCGATCCTGGCCCTGTTGAAGGACCGGCCCATGCACGGCTACGAGATGATCCAGGAGATCGCCGAGCGCAGCGGCGGGGCGTGGAAGCCCAGCCCCGGCTCGGTGTACCCCACTCTCCAACTGCTGGAGGACGAGGGCCTGATCGTCAGTGCCAGCGAGGGCGGCAAGAAGCTGTTCTCGCTCACGGAGCAGGGCCGCGCCGCCGCCGAGGAGGGCCCTGACGCGCCCTGGGAGGCGGCCTCGCGCGGGATCGACTGGGAAGCGCTCGGTGAGGTCCGGCAGGCGGGCCTGGGCCTGATGGAGGCGTTCGGCCAGGTCTGGAAGACCGGCAGCGCGGAGCAGCGGGACAAGGCCGTCGCGGTCGTCAACGAGGCCCGCAAGAAGCTGTACCTGATCCTCGCGGACGAGGACTGA
- a CDS encoding PhzF family phenazine biosynthesis protein, protein MRIRIVDAFTDRPFTGNPAGVLILDAFPDDDWLQRVAMEVNHAETAFAHPLPDGGTADWALRWFTPMAEVAMCGHATLATAHVLHSTGAHAGAVRFATRSGVLVATPGEDGSITLDFPTAPLTPVDVPEGLADALGARPHAAFDTGPLVGDLLVELADERTVRALRPDHRALGAHSARGVIATARAEDAAPGHDYVSRCFFPNVGIDEDPVTGSAHTALAPYWSRRLGRTDLTGLQASPRSGHVRTALRGDRTLLGGSAVTVIEGELLA, encoded by the coding sequence ATGCGGATTCGAATCGTCGACGCCTTCACCGACCGCCCGTTCACCGGGAACCCGGCCGGGGTCCTGATCCTCGACGCCTTCCCCGACGACGACTGGCTCCAGCGCGTGGCCATGGAGGTCAACCACGCGGAGACCGCCTTCGCGCACCCGCTGCCGGACGGAGGCACGGCCGACTGGGCGCTGCGGTGGTTCACACCGATGGCCGAGGTCGCGATGTGCGGCCACGCCACGCTCGCCACCGCCCACGTCCTGCACAGCACGGGCGCCCACGCCGGCGCGGTGCGGTTCGCCACCCGCAGCGGTGTCCTCGTGGCGACTCCCGGCGAGGACGGCTCGATCACCCTCGACTTCCCCACCGCGCCGCTCACCCCGGTCGACGTCCCCGAGGGCCTCGCGGACGCTCTCGGTGCCCGGCCGCACGCGGCCTTCGACACCGGCCCGCTGGTCGGCGACCTGCTCGTCGAACTCGCCGACGAGCGGACGGTCCGTGCGCTGCGCCCCGATCACCGGGCCCTCGGCGCCCATTCGGCGCGGGGCGTGATCGCCACCGCGCGGGCGGAGGACGCCGCGCCGGGCCACGACTACGTCTCGCGCTGCTTCTTCCCGAACGTGGGCATCGACGAGGACCCGGTCACCGGCAGCGCGCACACGGCACTCGCCCCCTACTGGTCGCGGCGCCTCGGCCGCACCGACCTCACCGGCCTCCAGGCCTCCCCCCGCTCCGGCCACGTCCGCACCGCGCTGCGCGGCGACCGCACGCTGCTCGGCGGCAGCGCGGTCACCGTCATCGAGGGGGAACTGCTCGCTTAG
- a CDS encoding type II CAAX endopeptidase family protein: MQAEQGPMAEPGTPQRASRRILRDETLLVLALSLGASGVSALISFIGSVTRPGGLKDQAATLNASAAPGRPWLDLAWQLFGITTALVPVALVAHFLLREGRSLRTLGFDRTEPWPDLGRGAAVAAVIGSSGIAFYLLARGLGFNLTVVPEALPDVWWKFPVLILSALQNSIVEEVIVVGYLLRRLDQLGWSPTSALVASSVLRGSYHLYQGIGGFIGNMVMGVVFVLLYRRWGRVGPLVVAHTLLDIGAFVGYALLAGKVDWLPTA; this comes from the coding sequence GTGCAGGCGGAGCAGGGCCCGATGGCCGAACCCGGGACTCCGCAGCGGGCGTCGCGGCGGATTCTCCGTGACGAGACGCTGCTCGTGCTCGCGCTGTCGCTCGGCGCCAGCGGTGTCTCCGCGCTGATCAGCTTCATCGGATCCGTCACCAGACCCGGCGGGCTGAAGGACCAGGCGGCGACCCTCAACGCCTCCGCCGCCCCCGGCCGCCCCTGGCTCGACCTGGCCTGGCAGCTCTTCGGCATCACGACCGCCCTCGTTCCCGTCGCCCTCGTCGCGCACTTCCTGCTGCGCGAGGGGCGGAGCCTGAGGACGCTCGGCTTCGACCGCACCGAGCCGTGGCCGGACCTCGGGCGGGGAGCCGCCGTCGCCGCGGTGATCGGCAGCAGCGGCATCGCCTTCTACCTGCTCGCGCGGGGCCTCGGCTTCAACCTCACCGTCGTCCCCGAGGCCTTGCCCGACGTGTGGTGGAAGTTCCCGGTGCTGATCCTTTCGGCGCTCCAGAACTCCATCGTCGAAGAAGTGATCGTCGTCGGCTATCTGCTGCGCCGGCTCGACCAGTTGGGCTGGTCCCCCACCTCGGCGCTGGTGGCGAGTTCCGTACTGCGCGGTTCCTACCACCTCTACCAGGGCATCGGCGGCTTCATCGGCAACATGGTGATGGGCGTGGTCTTCGTCCTCCTGTACCGGCGGTGGGGCCGGGTGGGCCCGCTGGTGGTCGCGCACACGCTGCTCGACATCGGGGCGTTCGTCGGCTACGCGCTGCTCGCGGGCAAGGTGGACTGGCTGCCCACGGCGTGA